From one Rhodamnia argentea isolate NSW1041297 chromosome 1, ASM2092103v1, whole genome shotgun sequence genomic stretch:
- the LOC115745251 gene encoding probable transcription factor PosF21 has translation MAEAWNLTVEKMEHQKWKLPVALKIRKAYRRINGLVGAYNYYCHVDLIKKFEWVRLLSSLVFMDNEMSYVHGGGIPPPSGWSTGFTQTNDPSDDIPEQQSSSTLPLLVPAPNFVPEPCILGQGGGETDSSQFGPDISHDLFRNLGLRGAHSKILTCPDNGINFDGDSGILGGGCEPFFSDEDKEPDLYGIYVDMDRLNSSSAAPPLFQVGEPSSVAVAVLPSPLPPPSAVAAPLVAATGPALGHGSGYAESSAGERPRMRHQHSQSVDGSTIINPQMLASSPEGPSRVERKKALSAAQLTELALVDSRRAKRILLNRQSATRSKERKLRCTAELERKVQTLQTQATALTSQLALLQKETTGLNTENHELKYRLQTMEQRVQLQDALNNVLEDEIKHMKVLTGQVMPNGAPAMVPLAPFAPRPMFYPRNNSDLRPLIAAQQLQQLQIQPPEPQHPFQVQHQQLPLQLQLPQLQQPTGDFSCRGPVHLAIQGDNHAADNSSTMRN, from the exons ATGGCGGAAGCGTGGAATTTGACCGTGGAAAA GATGGAACATCAAAAGTGGAAATTACCGGTTGCATTGAAGATCCGGAAAGCTTACAGACGCATCAATGGTCTTGTTGGTGCTTATAATTATTACTGCCATGTGGACCTCATTAAG AAGTTCGAGTGGGTCCGGTTACTTTCGAGTCTAGTGTTTATGGATAATGAGATGTCCTATGTCCATGGAGGTGGAATACCACCTCCATCTGGTTGGTCCACTGGGTTTACTCAAACTAATGACCCGTCTGATGATATTCCTGAACAACAATCGAGTTCGACGTTACCCCTATTGGTTCCTGCTCCTAATTTCGTCCCTGAGCCCTGCATTCTTGGGCAGGGTGGAGGGGAAACTGACAGTAGCCAGTTTGGCCCTGACATTAGCCATGACCTGTTTAGGAATCTCGGCCTTCGAGGCGCCCATTCGAAAATTCTGACCTGTCCCGACAATGGCATTAACTTCGATGGTGATTCGGGCATTCTGGGTGGCGGTTGTGAGCCATTCTTTTCTGATGAGGACAAGGAGCCCGACTTGTATGGCATATACGTGGATATGGATAGACTTAATAGCTCGTCTGCTGCGCCACCTTTGTTTCAGGTGGGAGAACCATCCTCTGTGGCTGTTGCTGTTCTGccttctcctcttcctcctccttctgctGTTGCTGCGCCGTTAGTTGCAGCTACAGGACCGGCATTGGGGCATGGGTCGGGTTATGCTGAGAGTTCAGCTGGCGAGAGGCCCAGGATGAGGCACCAACACAGTCAGTCCGTGGATGGGTCGACGATTATCAACCCCCAAATGCTCGCTTCGAGCCCTGAGGGGCCCTCAAGAGTGGAGAGAAAGAAGGCTCTTTCTGCTGCTCAGCTAACCGAGTTGGCCTTGGTCGACTCGAGGCGTGCCAAGAG GATCTTGTTGAACAGGCAGTCGGCTACGAGGTCGAAGGAGCGAAAGTTGCGTTGCACTGCGGAGCTCGAAAGAAAGGTGCAAACCTTGCAGACACAGGCCACAGCACTAACTTCTCAATTGGCCCTCTTGCAG AAAGAGACAACTGGTCTGAACACCGAAAACCATGAGCTCAAGTATCGGCTGCAGACTATGGAGCAACGGGTTCAATTACAAGATG CATTGAACAACGTGCTGGAGGACGAGATCAAACATATGAAGGTGCTGACTGGCCAGGTCATGCCCAACGGTGCACCAGCCATGGTGCCTTTAGCTCCTTTCGCACCGCGCCCTATGTTTTATCCTCGTAACAACAGTGACCTGCGCCCTCTTATCGCTGCGCAGCAGCTCCAGCAGCTGCAGATTCAACCGCCAGAGCCGCAACATCCCTTTCAGGTTCAGCATCAGCAGCTACCTCTTCAACTGCAGCTGCCACAGCTGCAACAACCAACTGGAGATTTCAGCTGTAGAGGACCTGTGCACTTGGCGATCCAGGGTGATAACCATGCTGCGGATAATTCTTCTACTATGAGGAACTGA